The genomic DNA ATCTTGCGGCATTTAGGAGAGTATTGCTGTCAATACTATTTAATATTTTCAAGTGAATGACGAGCGATAGCGAAGTGTAAATATTTGTGAATAATTTTCATTAATTAGTCAAGGTAATTTGCTCTTGGCATAATTTCCCTTGCTTCAAAATATGAGCGATCGCGATAAAATAGCAATGTGAACATATCAGAAAAAGTCAATTATTTCAACTTCCTTGGTTTAGGTAAATTTGACAAGCTTCTGTAACGCTAAAGCCGCATAAGTTCAACCCAAAAGCATTGGGCTTCCAAGTTTTCACAACTGATTAAAAAATCCGATCAAATATCTGCGGAATGTGGGTTAATAGGTCTCAAAAAAGATCGAGAGTAGAGGCGATCGCGATTAATGCTCAGTTTAGCCTTGTATTTGTGAACTGCTGTCTGCTTACCTTGAGGAAAGCGCTATCGTGAAGACACAATCAACACTTTTTTTGGCTTGGCAAGACAAAAATAGCCGCTCCTGGTTTCCCATTGGCAGGCTAAAATTTGATGGAATTAACTACGAATTTACCTACACGCAAGGCGTTTTAGAAGCTCAACAGAAGTGCGGTTTTGAACCCTTAGCCTCGTTTCCGCGCTTAGGTGAAGTCTATAAATCAACCTATTTATTTCCCGTATTTGCTAATCGGTTGATGTCGAAAAATCGTCCTGATTACTCAAATTTTATTCACTGGCTAAATCTTTCTCAAAATGAAAGAGAGCCAATTGCTATTCTAGCCCGCAGCGGTGGGCGGCGAGAAACAGATACTTTAACTGTTTTTCTCATTCCTGAGCCAGATTTAGAAGGGCGATATCACCTTCACTTTTTCTTGCACGGATTGCGGTATTTGCCACAATGTGCAATTGAGCGAATTAACCGATTAGAGGTAGGGGAAAAGTTGTGGTTGGCTCACGAATTTCAAAATCATTATGATTCTAAA from Kamptonema formosum PCC 6407 includes the following:
- a CDS encoding HIRAN domain-containing protein, translated to MKTQSTLFLAWQDKNSRSWFPIGRLKFDGINYEFTYTQGVLEAQQKCGFEPLASFPRLGEVYKSTYLFPVFANRLMSKNRPDYSNFIHWLNLSQNEREPIAILARSGGRRETDTLTVFLIPEPDLEGRYHLHFFLHGLRYLPQCAIERINRLEVGEKLWLAHEFQNHYDSKTLTLNTDDRYIVGYCPRYLNSEIFELLLRNPSLLEVRVERVNQPPTPLQFRLLCNITAQCYDDFCPFSSDEYQAFLGEIATV